From the genome of Deinococcus roseus, one region includes:
- a CDS encoding thermonuclease family protein translates to MSWSGLASVVDGDTLLLHGQKHRLWGIDAPESSQSCLDGDNKSFRCGQQVALRLADKIRHKTITCVKKDQDRYGRMVSVCSIQGDSRSLNAWLVSQGNAFAYTQYSRSFLPEQQQAKTKKLGLWSGRFQWPWEYRKNPQSPLSTTEVYYRNCKEVRAAGVAPLHQGQPGYRAALDQDQDRLACE, encoded by the coding sequence GTGTCCTGGAGTGGGCTGGCCAGTGTGGTTGATGGCGACACGCTGCTGCTGCACGGCCAGAAGCATAGGTTGTGGGGCATCGATGCCCCGGAATCCAGCCAGAGTTGTCTTGATGGTGACAACAAATCTTTCCGCTGTGGTCAGCAAGTGGCTTTGCGACTCGCCGACAAAATACGCCACAAGACCATCACCTGCGTCAAAAAAGACCAGGACCGTTATGGTCGCATGGTATCGGTGTGCAGCATCCAGGGGGACAGCCGCAGCCTCAATGCCTGGCTGGTGTCCCAGGGGAATGCGTTCGCATACACGCAATACAGCAGATCCTTCCTGCCCGAACAACAGCAGGCCAAAACCAAAAAGCTGGGTTTGTGGTCCGGCAGGTTCCAGTGGCCGTGGGAGTACCGCAAAAACCCCCAGTCTCCCCTCTCCACCACAGAGGTCTACTACCGCAACTGCAAGGAAGTCCGGGCGGCAGGGGTCGCCCCCCTCCATCAAGGCCAGCCCGGATACAGGGCTGCCCTTGATCAGGATCAAGACCGCCTGGCCTGTGAATGA